A genomic region of Penaeus vannamei isolate JL-2024 chromosome 42, ASM4276789v1, whole genome shotgun sequence contains the following coding sequences:
- the LOC113805612 gene encoding glutamate receptor 4 has translation MQWNQRLNPLKYHVQAHSLTLAKIFLVFILGNWYRGQGRGPGKGASCRAREGERSDVDGTGIAMNEIWFLLLATLVVVALDLLATHLLRDRVHARFGNPEGQQGPGEAQAGAKQTVQGHLWSSAYLTLALLLGQSVPRLPSASALRVMAGVWLLSALIVSSVYRSNLKAMLILPKLRLPFDSMDELLEANIPTYVADGTMLYQKMMVSPPDSFLGRLRAQTVTYLDTPRAIRELLLGRHATFASRAIGQSVIHQIFEQTKTCPLYTAKERFWGATSVALAFPKGSPLKPKIDKILRRLTEFGIPEHLHQKQIRHERKCQMDDFTRPSDALRPLALGDFYGVFIVYVGGVLLSLLAFLIELLLRRRARGARP, from the exons ATGCAATGGAATCAAAGGCTTAATCCCCTGAAATATCATGTTCAAGCACACAGTCTGACACTTGCcaaaat ttttcttgtctttattctgggtaactggtacagagggcaaggcagaggcccagggaagggcgCGTCCTGCCGGGCCCgtgagggcgagcggtctgacgtagatggcacaggaattgccatgaacgaa ATTTGGTTCCTGCTTCTGGCGACGCTGGTCGTGGTGGCCCTCGACCTCCTCGCGACGCACCTCCTCCGCGACCGAGTCCACGCTCGCTTTGG caaCCCCGAGGGGCAGCAGGGCCCGGGGGAGGCCCAAGCAGGAGCCAAGCAGACGGTCCAGGGGCACCTGTGGAGCTCCGCTTACCTGACGCTGGCCCTCCTGCTCGGCCAGT CGGTCCCTCGGCTGCCCAGTGCCAGTGCCTTGCGGGTCATGGCCGGCGTGTGGCTCCTGTCAGCCTTGATCGTCAGCTCGGTGTACCGCTCCAACCTCAAGGCCATGCTGATCCTGCCCAAACTGCGCCTGCCCTTCGACAGCATGGACGAGCTCTTGGAGGCCAACATCCCGACATATGTGGCAGATGGCACGATGCTGTAccagaaaatgatg GTATCACCTCCCGACTCCTTCCTGGGTCGTCTTCGTGCGCAGACAGTGACGTACCTGGATACTCCTCGTGCTATCAGGGAACTCTTGTTGGGCCGTCATGCAACCTTTGCGAGCAGGGCCATTGGACAGTCTGTCATCCACCAGATCTTCGAGCAG ACCAAGACCTGCCCACTCTACACGGCCAAAGAGCGATTCTGGGGCGCCACTAGCGTTGCCTTGGCCTTTCCAAAGGGCTCTCCACTCAAGCCAAAGATAGACAAGAT TCTTCGGCGTCTGACGGAGTTCGGCATCCCGGAGCACCTCCACCAGAAGCAGATCAGGCACGAGCGCAAGTGCCAGATGGACGACTTCACGCGGCCCAGCGACGCCCTCCGCCCTCTGGCCCTCGGGGACTTCTACGGCGTCTTCATCGTCTACGTTGGAG GCGTCCTGCTGTCGCTGCTCGCGTTCCTGATCGAGCTCCTGTTGAGAAGGAGGGCACGGGGGGCGCGGCCGTGA
- the LOC138860589 gene encoding probable glutamate receptor translates to MAGEPPNHRVSGPLVQIMEIIGDHLQICVEFVIPADNKYGSQLPNGTWTGVIEMVRRREANMSGVTLSIDAPRAEVVDFSVPLFMDEHILTARFTGGQTGIKLQVIMISFRVT, encoded by the exons ATGGCGGGGGAGCCTCCGAACCACCGCGTCTCGGGGCCTCTCGTGCAGATCATGGAAATCATCGGAGATCATTTGCAGATTTG CGTCGAGTTCGTGATTCCTGCCGACAACAAGTACGGGTCTCAGCTTCCGAACGGGACGTGGACCGGAGTCATCGAAATGGTCCGACGCAGA GAGGCGAACATGTCGGGCGTCACGCTGTCCATCGACGCCCCCCGGGCCGAGGTGGTGGACTTCAGCGTCCCTCTGTTCATGGACGAGCATATCCTGACTGCACGTTTCACTGGAGGTCAAACAGGGATAAAGCTCCAAGTTATAATGATCTCTTTCAGAGTAACCTGA